From Meiothermus sp. CFH 77666, one genomic window encodes:
- a CDS encoding type II toxin-antitoxin system VapC family toxin, with the protein MRVLLDTHAFLWAVLEPEKLSRKARKLLQDPETEIVLSSVSALEIATKYRLGRLSQAQSVVQGYEKAVNGLQAVELGVSRAHAMKAGLWEMAHRDPFDRLLAAQAHLEDLPLLTNDRALAQFPIQTLW; encoded by the coding sequence ATGAGGGTTTTGCTGGATACCCATGCGTTCTTGTGGGCGGTGCTCGAGCCCGAGAAACTCTCTCGAAAGGCCCGCAAACTTCTGCAAGACCCCGAGACTGAAATCGTGCTCAGCAGTGTGAGCGCTCTGGAAATCGCCACCAAGTACCGACTTGGCCGCCTTTCCCAGGCTCAGTCGGTGGTGCAAGGTTACGAGAAGGCTGTAAATGGTCTGCAGGCTGTAGAGCTGGGGGTGAGCCGCGCCCATGCCATGAAAGCGGGCCTCTGGGAGATGGCCCATCGGGATCCCTTTGACCGTTTGCTGGCCGCCCAGGCCCACCTCGAGGACTTACCCCTGCTAACCAACGACCGGGCTTTAGCCCAGTTTCCCATTCAGACCCTTTGGTAA
- a CDS encoding type II toxin-antitoxin system prevent-host-death family antitoxin yields the protein MAKIVNVHEAKTHLSSLLERVRAGEEIILAKNGQPYARLMPLEKPKKRRLGFMKGTVDERFFEALPEEELRAWE from the coding sequence ATGGCCAAGATAGTCAACGTGCACGAAGCCAAAACCCACCTCTCGAGCCTGCTCGAGCGGGTGCGTGCGGGTGAGGAGATTATCCTGGCCAAAAATGGCCAGCCCTACGCCCGGCTGATGCCGTTGGAGAAGCCCAAAAAGCGTCGGCTGGGGTTCATGAAGGGGACGGTGGACGAGCGCTTCTTTGAGGCGCTGCCGGAGGAAGAACTGAGGGCCTGGGAATGA
- the xdhB gene encoding xanthine dehydrogenase molybdopterin binding subunit, with protein sequence MKVVGRAIPHESAREHVTGRALYTDDLLPRYPQALHAWPVQAPHAHARIVRLDTAPALAVPGVVRVLTASDVPGLNDSGLKGDEPIFPSEVMFYGQAVCWVLAETEEAARLGAAQVMVDYEPLPAILSIKEAIAQGSFQGATLHARRGDVERGLRESARVLEGELELGGQEHFYLETQASLAVLDETEHLLVHASTQHPSETQEIVAQVLGLPRNQVTVQCVRMGGGFGGKEVQANPYAAVAALGAYLTRRPVRVRLNRLQDITLTGKRHPFYARWKVGFSEDGLLHALQMELYSDGGWSQDLSEPVLARAVCHADNAYYIPHMDVKGRVCKTHKTSQTAFRGFGGPQGMVFIEEVIDRVARSLGLPPEVVRERNFYGVKPVGGGVWPVGKNQQQATGHEPRAETHYGQVVKDVERIRLIWDELKASADFERRRLEVARFNDQNPHRKRGLAITPVKFGISFNLTAFNQAGALVLVYQDGSVQVNHGGTEMGQGLHTKMMQVAAQTLGVPLEFIRLMPTRTDKVPNTSATAASTGADLNGGAVRDACEKIKARLAGVAAQKLGVHPADVVFEDGQVWSIWKPEERLSFTEVVRAAYAQRVQLFADGFYRTPGLHWDKTRMWGKPFHYFAFGAAVSEVEVDGFTGQYRLRRVDILHDVGDSLSPLVDLGQVEGGFIQGMGWLTLEDLRWDAKGQVATRSASTYKLPSFSELPEVFNVQLLPRATEPGVVYGSKAVGEPPLMLAISVREALRDAVAAFGRGGIVELASPATPEAVYWAIEKVRERALVSGD encoded by the coding sequence ATGAAGGTGGTGGGCAGGGCCATTCCCCACGAGTCGGCCCGCGAGCACGTGACGGGGCGGGCCCTCTACACCGACGACCTGCTGCCGCGCTACCCCCAGGCCCTCCACGCCTGGCCGGTGCAGGCCCCCCATGCCCACGCCCGCATCGTGCGGCTGGATACCGCGCCTGCGCTGGCAGTTCCGGGAGTGGTGCGGGTGCTCACCGCCTCGGACGTGCCGGGCCTCAACGACTCGGGCCTCAAGGGCGATGAGCCTATCTTCCCTAGTGAAGTGATGTTTTATGGCCAGGCGGTCTGTTGGGTGCTGGCCGAAACCGAGGAGGCCGCCCGGCTGGGGGCCGCTCAGGTGATGGTGGACTACGAGCCGCTGCCCGCCATTCTGAGCATAAAGGAAGCTATTGCCCAGGGGAGTTTTCAGGGCGCTACGCTGCACGCCAGGCGCGGCGATGTGGAACGCGGACTGCGGGAATCGGCAAGGGTGCTGGAGGGCGAGCTCGAGCTCGGCGGGCAGGAGCACTTCTACCTCGAGACCCAGGCCTCTTTGGCCGTGCTCGACGAGACCGAGCACCTGCTGGTGCATGCCTCCACCCAGCACCCCTCCGAGACCCAGGAGATCGTGGCGCAGGTGCTGGGCCTGCCGCGCAATCAGGTGACGGTGCAGTGCGTGCGCATGGGCGGGGGCTTTGGCGGCAAGGAAGTGCAGGCCAACCCCTACGCGGCAGTGGCCGCCCTGGGGGCCTACCTGACCCGCCGCCCGGTGCGGGTGCGGCTCAACCGGCTTCAGGACATCACCCTCACCGGCAAGCGCCACCCCTTTTATGCCCGCTGGAAGGTGGGCTTTTCCGAGGACGGCCTACTCCATGCCCTCCAGATGGAACTCTATTCCGATGGCGGCTGGTCGCAGGATCTGAGCGAGCCGGTGCTGGCCCGGGCGGTCTGCCACGCCGACAACGCCTATTACATCCCCCACATGGACGTGAAGGGCCGGGTCTGCAAGACCCACAAGACCTCCCAGACGGCCTTCCGGGGCTTTGGCGGGCCGCAGGGCATGGTTTTTATCGAAGAGGTAATAGACCGGGTTGCCCGCAGCCTGGGCCTGCCGCCGGAGGTGGTGCGGGAGCGGAACTTTTATGGAGTAAAGCCCGTGGGTGGTGGCGTGTGGCCTGTGGGAAAAAACCAACAACAGGCCACCGGCCACGAGCCTCGAGCCGAAACCCACTACGGCCAGGTGGTGAAGGACGTGGAGCGCATCCGGCTCATCTGGGACGAGCTCAAAGCCAGCGCCGACTTCGAGCGACGGCGCCTCGAGGTCGCCCGCTTCAACGACCAGAACCCCCACCGCAAGCGGGGGCTGGCCATCACCCCGGTCAAGTTTGGCATCTCCTTCAACCTGACCGCCTTCAACCAGGCCGGAGCCCTCGTGCTGGTCTACCAGGATGGCTCCGTGCAGGTTAACCACGGCGGTACCGAGATGGGCCAGGGCCTGCACACCAAGATGATGCAGGTAGCTGCCCAGACCCTGGGGGTGCCGCTGGAGTTCATCCGCCTGATGCCCACCCGCACCGACAAGGTGCCCAACACCTCGGCTACGGCGGCCTCCACCGGGGCCGACCTGAACGGCGGGGCCGTGCGCGATGCCTGCGAGAAAATCAAAGCCCGGCTGGCCGGGGTGGCGGCCCAGAAGTTGGGCGTTCACCCTGCCGATGTGGTGTTCGAGGACGGCCAGGTCTGGAGCATCTGGAAGCCCGAGGAGCGGCTCAGCTTCACCGAGGTGGTGCGAGCCGCCTACGCCCAGCGGGTGCAGCTATTCGCCGATGGTTTCTACCGCACGCCGGGGCTTCACTGGGACAAAACCCGCATGTGGGGCAAACCCTTCCACTATTTCGCCTTTGGGGCGGCGGTGAGCGAGGTAGAGGTGGACGGCTTTACCGGGCAGTACCGTCTGCGCCGCGTGGACATTCTGCATGACGTGGGCGACTCGCTCTCCCCGCTGGTGGATCTGGGCCAGGTGGAGGGGGGCTTTATCCAGGGCATGGGCTGGCTCACCCTGGAAGACCTGCGCTGGGACGCTAAAGGCCAGGTGGCCACCCGCTCGGCCAGCACCTACAAGCTGCCCAGCTTCTCCGAGCTGCCCGAGGTGTTCAACGTGCAGCTTTTGCCCAGGGCCACCGAGCCGGGAGTGGTGTACGGCTCGAAAGCGGTAGGGGAGCCCCCTTTGATGCTGGCCATCTCGGTGCGGGAGGCCCTGCGAGATGCAGTGGCCGCTTTCGGAAGGGGAGGCATTGTGGAACTGGCCTCGCCTGCCACGCCCGAGGCGGTTTACTGGGCCATCGAGAAAGTGCGGGAGCGGGCCCTGGTTTCGGGGGATTGA
- a CDS encoding FAD binding domain-containing protein: MGEIGFWLNGQKVQVAGVDPHTTVLSWLRQQGLTGSKEGCAEGECGACAVLLVRPDGSGSRLEAVNGCLLLLASLAGQEVWTVEGLAQGQALHPVQEAMLQGGSQCGYCTPGFVVSMAAEYYRKGREQFDLEALSGNLCRCTGYRPIKDAAYSLGQPAPHDPLAQRLTQPARAVESLEYSPKAPQPQRFYRPVSLNELFQIQAQHPSAKLVAGGTDWVVEVNQRFARAPVQIDLSHLPELQTLSWTDEYVEIGAGVTLSEAERWLQGRIPLLAEWFPLFASRLIRNRATFGGNLGTASPIGDSPPVLLALGASLVLVSAGGERVVELEHFFTGYRQTALQPGELIKAVRIPLPLLPESCFYKVCKRPMDDISTVAMGIALRRTSTGVVEAIRIGLGGVAATPVRAYQTEAVLLGQRWDESSLRKAAQVLKAEFKPIDDHRGSAAYRTAMLGSLLWKFYTETQEVPV, encoded by the coding sequence GTGGGTGAAATCGGCTTTTGGTTGAATGGTCAGAAGGTGCAGGTTGCAGGGGTAGACCCGCATACCACCGTGCTCTCCTGGCTGCGCCAACAGGGCCTGACGGGCAGCAAGGAGGGCTGCGCCGAGGGGGAGTGTGGGGCCTGTGCGGTGTTGCTTGTGCGGCCCGATGGCTCGGGTTCCCGCCTCGAGGCCGTCAACGGCTGCCTGCTGTTGCTTGCGAGCCTGGCGGGTCAGGAGGTCTGGACGGTGGAGGGGCTGGCCCAGGGGCAGGCGCTCCACCCGGTACAGGAAGCTATGCTTCAGGGAGGTTCGCAGTGTGGCTACTGCACGCCGGGGTTTGTGGTGAGCATGGCGGCGGAGTATTACCGAAAGGGTCGGGAGCAGTTCGACCTCGAGGCCCTCTCGGGCAACCTCTGCCGCTGCACCGGCTACCGACCCATCAAAGACGCCGCGTATTCCCTGGGGCAACCCGCTCCGCACGACCCCCTGGCCCAGCGGCTCACTCAGCCTGCGCGAGCGGTGGAATCGCTGGAGTACAGCCCTAAAGCCCCCCAACCGCAACGCTTTTACCGCCCCGTCTCACTTAACGAACTTTTCCAGATTCAAGCACAGCACCCCTCCGCCAAGCTGGTTGCTGGCGGCACCGACTGGGTGGTGGAGGTCAACCAGCGGTTTGCGCGGGCCCCGGTGCAGATAGACCTGAGCCACCTCCCCGAGCTACAGACCCTCTCCTGGACGGACGAATATGTCGAGATAGGCGCAGGGGTCACCCTGTCCGAGGCCGAGCGCTGGCTACAGGGGCGCATCCCACTGCTGGCCGAGTGGTTTCCGCTATTTGCCTCGAGGCTGATTCGCAACCGCGCGACGTTTGGAGGCAACCTGGGCACGGCCTCGCCCATCGGCGACTCGCCGCCGGTGTTGCTGGCCCTGGGGGCCTCGCTGGTGCTGGTGAGTGCAGGAGGTGAGCGGGTGGTGGAGCTGGAACACTTCTTTACCGGGTACCGGCAGACGGCGTTGCAGCCGGGGGAGCTGATCAAGGCCGTGCGGATTCCCCTGCCACTCTTGCCCGAGTCGTGCTTTTACAAAGTTTGCAAGCGCCCCATGGACGACATCTCGACCGTGGCCATGGGGATTGCCCTGCGGCGCACGAGTACGGGCGTCGTGGAGGCCATCCGGATTGGCCTGGGGGGTGTGGCGGCCACGCCGGTACGGGCCTACCAGACCGAGGCGGTTTTGCTGGGCCAGCGCTGGGACGAGTCCAGCCTCCGCAAGGCCGCCCAGGTTCTCAAAGCGGAGTTCAAGCCGATTGACGACCACCGGGGCAGCGCCGCTTACCGGACGGCCATGCTGGGCAGCCTGCTCTGGAAGTTCTACACCGAGACCCAGGAGGTGCCCGTATGA
- a CDS encoding M20 family metallo-hydrolase: MIVRPLVDKERIIRELDTLAGFSDTPKPAITRILFTKPDLEARAYLKSLCEEAGLSVREDGLGNIFARWEGSAPELPAVGTGSHFDAIPYAGMYDGTVGVLGGLEAIRALQRSGFKPQRSIELLIFTAEEPTRFGIGCLGSRALAGVLNPDSLRLLKDAEGRTLEEVRWEAGYMGRLEEVQLPEGYYSAFVELHIEQGPVLEQEQVPLGIVTAIAAPASLRVGLEGVGGHAGAMLMPDRHDALCAAAEIILGVEAFARNSGSINTVATTGFCEVYPNAVNSVPSRVKLEIDVRDVEQSRRDQVIRNIIQGVEQVCTRREIKYSVEIINIDPPAKSGSEVLRALVAACGDAGVKFKLMVSRAYHDSLFMARIAPTAMLFIPCREGVSHRPDEYASPEDIARGTYVLALTLAKLSLAEDKGIAKEDPLTLGD, translated from the coding sequence ATGATTGTAAGACCGCTGGTAGATAAAGAACGAATTATCCGCGAACTGGACACACTGGCGGGGTTTTCCGATACCCCCAAGCCAGCCATTACCCGCATTCTTTTCACCAAGCCCGACCTCGAGGCCAGGGCTTACCTCAAGAGCCTGTGTGAAGAGGCCGGCCTTAGTGTGCGGGAAGACGGCCTCGGCAACATTTTTGCTCGCTGGGAGGGCTCTGCGCCCGAGCTGCCTGCGGTGGGCACGGGTTCGCATTTCGACGCCATCCCCTACGCCGGCATGTACGACGGCACGGTGGGGGTACTGGGAGGCCTGGAAGCCATCCGCGCCTTGCAGCGCAGTGGTTTCAAGCCTCAACGCTCCATCGAGCTTCTGATTTTCACTGCCGAAGAGCCCACCCGCTTCGGCATTGGCTGCCTGGGAAGCCGGGCGCTGGCCGGGGTCCTGAACCCCGACTCGCTGCGCCTGCTCAAAGACGCCGAGGGGCGCACCCTGGAGGAGGTGCGCTGGGAGGCCGGTTATATGGGCCGGCTCGAGGAGGTGCAGCTCCCGGAGGGCTACTACTCGGCTTTTGTGGAGCTGCACATCGAGCAGGGGCCCGTACTCGAGCAAGAACAGGTACCCTTAGGTATTGTCACGGCCATTGCGGCCCCCGCTTCATTACGGGTGGGGCTCGAGGGGGTGGGCGGTCATGCCGGGGCCATGCTGATGCCGGATCGCCACGATGCCCTTTGCGCCGCCGCCGAGATTATTCTGGGAGTGGAAGCCTTCGCCAGGAATAGCGGCAGCATCAACACGGTAGCCACCACCGGCTTCTGCGAGGTCTATCCCAATGCGGTCAACAGCGTACCCAGCCGGGTCAAGCTCGAGATAGACGTGCGCGATGTGGAGCAATCCCGCCGCGATCAGGTGATTCGCAACATCATTCAGGGGGTCGAACAGGTCTGCACCCGCCGGGAAATCAAGTACAGTGTGGAGATCATCAACATAGACCCTCCCGCCAAGTCGGGCTCGGAAGTGCTGAGAGCGCTGGTAGCCGCCTGTGGCGATGCGGGGGTGAAATTCAAACTGATGGTCAGCCGGGCCTACCACGACTCTTTGTTCATGGCCCGCATTGCGCCCACCGCCATGCTCTTTATCCCCTGCCGGGAGGGGGTCAGCCACCGCCCCGACGAGTACGCCTCGCCCGAGGACATCGCCCGGGGTACCTACGTACTGGCGCTCACCCTGGCCAAGCTTTCGCTGGCCGAGGATAAGGGCATTGCCAAAGAAGACCCGTTGACGCTGGGCGACTGA
- the allE gene encoding (S)-ureidoglycine aminohydrolase, producing the protein MSLTGFTRTRVTPDHALLTPDTFVRAPLPGWINTACIVHIAPELGARFKMYTVEMQPGGTGEMTLLDIQRFAYVLEGELTLEVGGARHPLRPHHYAYLPANTPHRFLAQSPSRMVIFDKPYQALAGAEVPGLVLGHEPDIPSSPLMGDEALQVRLLLPDNFSFDMAVNTMTFAPGAHLSLVETHVMEHGLLFLQGGGVYRLSDAWYTVQAGDVIWMASYCPQWFGALGKTPSKYLIYKDVNRHSLELLF; encoded by the coding sequence ATGAGCCTGACCGGATTTACCCGTACCCGCGTAACCCCCGACCATGCCCTGCTGACCCCCGATACCTTTGTTCGCGCCCCCCTGCCGGGCTGGATCAACACGGCCTGCATCGTGCACATTGCCCCTGAGCTGGGGGCCCGTTTCAAGATGTACACGGTAGAAATGCAGCCGGGGGGCACCGGGGAAATGACCCTGCTGGACATCCAGCGCTTTGCCTACGTGCTGGAGGGCGAGCTAACCCTCGAGGTCGGGGGCGCCAGGCACCCACTCCGGCCCCATCACTACGCCTACCTGCCGGCCAACACGCCTCACCGCTTCCTGGCACAATCGCCCAGCCGAATGGTGATTTTCGACAAACCCTACCAGGCCCTGGCGGGGGCCGAGGTGCCGGGGCTGGTGCTGGGCCACGAGCCGGATATCCCCAGCAGCCCCCTGATGGGCGATGAAGCGCTCCAGGTTCGGCTGTTGTTGCCCGATAATTTTTCCTTCGATATGGCCGTCAACACCATGACCTTCGCCCCCGGAGCGCACCTGTCTTTGGTGGAAACCCACGTGATGGAGCACGGCCTACTGTTCTTGCAGGGCGGGGGGGTGTACCGCCTGAGCGACGCCTGGTACACCGTACAGGCCGGGGACGTAATCTGGATGGCTTCGTACTGCCCGCAGTGGTTTGGTGCGCTGGGCAAAACCCCCAGCAAGTACCTTATCTACAAGGACGTGAACCGGCATTCGCTCGAGCTCTTGTTCTGA
- a CDS encoding allantoinase: MLDLIVRGGNLVTPAGLQQADLGVLDGQVVQVSPEIAEPARQEVSAQGRYVFPGLVDVHVHFNEPGQAHWEGIETGSAAFAVGGGTLFFDMPLNSLPCTLDSAAFDQKLSAMRASSYTDFALWGGLTPRNLERLPELAERGVIGFKAFMCNSGLPEFPACDDGTLYEGMRTAARLGLPVAVHAESESLTAYLTPKMRARGQTWREYVASRPVFTELEAIGRALVLAQETGCKLHIVHISSGAGVALAAEARARGVDVSLETCPHYLAFTEDDLERLGAVGKCAPPLRSKPEQDRLWAELQKGVVDIVGSDHSPSPPEMKQGADFFALWGGIAGVQSTLAVMLEEGFYRRGLPLERIAALLAHQPAERFGLPHKGRLAVGADADFVLVNPLESHTLTPSDLRYRHPLSPYLGQTFRGRVESTWLRGEPVYLNGTIARPSEVRLQTRKP, translated from the coding sequence ATGTTGGATCTGATTGTGCGCGGTGGAAACCTGGTGACCCCAGCGGGCCTTCAGCAAGCCGACCTGGGGGTGCTGGACGGACAGGTTGTGCAGGTGAGCCCGGAGATTGCCGAGCCTGCCCGGCAGGAAGTATCGGCCCAGGGCCGGTATGTCTTTCCCGGCCTGGTGGATGTGCATGTGCACTTCAACGAGCCAGGGCAGGCCCACTGGGAAGGCATCGAGACCGGTAGCGCCGCTTTCGCGGTGGGGGGCGGCACGCTCTTTTTCGACATGCCTCTCAACTCGCTGCCCTGCACCTTAGATAGCGCCGCCTTCGACCAGAAGCTTTCGGCCATGCGGGCCAGTTCATACACCGACTTTGCCCTCTGGGGGGGCCTCACCCCCCGCAACCTGGAGCGCCTGCCCGAGCTGGCCGAACGGGGGGTGATCGGCTTCAAGGCTTTCATGTGCAACTCGGGCCTGCCGGAGTTCCCGGCTTGCGACGACGGCACGCTTTACGAGGGGATGCGCACGGCGGCCCGGCTAGGCCTGCCGGTAGCGGTACACGCCGAGTCGGAGTCGCTGACCGCTTACCTCACCCCCAAAATGCGGGCCAGGGGCCAGACCTGGCGCGAGTATGTGGCCTCGCGTCCGGTGTTTACCGAGCTCGAGGCCATCGGGCGGGCCCTTGTGCTGGCCCAGGAAACCGGCTGCAAGCTGCACATTGTGCACATCAGCTCGGGGGCCGGGGTGGCGCTGGCCGCCGAGGCCAGGGCCCGGGGGGTGGACGTGAGCCTCGAGACCTGCCCGCACTACCTGGCCTTTACCGAGGACGACCTGGAGCGCCTGGGGGCGGTGGGGAAGTGCGCCCCGCCGCTACGGAGCAAGCCCGAGCAAGACCGGCTCTGGGCCGAGCTGCAAAAGGGCGTGGTGGACATTGTCGGCTCTGACCACTCCCCCAGCCCGCCCGAGATGAAACAGGGCGCAGACTTTTTCGCCCTGTGGGGTGGGATTGCCGGGGTACAGTCCACGCTGGCGGTCATGCTCGAGGAGGGTTTCTATCGGCGGGGGTTGCCTCTGGAGCGGATAGCCGCGCTGCTGGCTCACCAGCCCGCCGAACGCTTTGGCCTGCCCCATAAGGGACGGCTTGCGGTGGGTGCGGATGCCGATTTTGTGTTGGTCAACCCCCTGGAAAGCCATACCCTCACCCCTTCCGACCTGCGCTACCGGCACCCGCTCTCGCCCTACCTGGGCCAGACCTTCCGGGGGCGCGTGGAGAGCACCTGGCTCCGGGGCGAGCCAGTGTATCTGAACGGTACAATAGCCAGACCAAGCGAGGTTCGCTTACAGACGAGGAAACCATGA
- a CDS encoding allantoate amidohydrolase, with product MNPRQLAHEAIERCRQLACYTEEAGRLTRTFLSPPMREVHQALAGWMLELGMTVRIDAVGNLIGHYPGQTPDAPLFLMGSHVDTVRDAGPYDGPLGVMLALALVKGLEGQRLPFALEVIAFSEEEGVRYGVPFLGSKAVAGRFEAGFLKLQDAEGQTVEAAIRAFGLEPTQIPQAAYNPAQVKGYLEFHIEQGPVLEAQGYPLGIVEAIVGQSRLEVAFRGQAGHAGTTPMPLRRDALAGAAEWMTLVEREARAEPGLVATVGMIAALPGAANVIPGEVQMSLDVRHAYDEVRSLAVANLITRAQQVAQRRGLELFYQTRYEQPAVPCDPPLNERLAQALEAEGYPVHHLVSGAGHDAMIMASLCPSTMLFLRSPGGLSHHPEESVWPEDVEAAVRVGLAFLRKMADGPF from the coding sequence ATGAACCCTCGCCAACTCGCCCACGAAGCCATCGAACGCTGCCGGCAGCTTGCGTGCTACACGGAGGAAGCGGGCCGTCTGACCCGAACGTTTTTATCGCCGCCCATGCGGGAGGTACACCAGGCCCTGGCAGGCTGGATGCTCGAGCTGGGCATGACGGTGCGAATAGACGCTGTGGGGAACCTGATCGGGCACTACCCCGGCCAGACCCCGGACGCCCCGCTCTTTCTGATGGGCTCGCACGTGGACACGGTGCGCGACGCGGGCCCCTACGATGGCCCGCTAGGGGTCATGCTGGCCCTGGCCCTGGTGAAGGGCCTGGAGGGTCAGCGGCTACCTTTTGCCCTCGAGGTGATCGCCTTTTCTGAAGAAGAGGGGGTGCGTTACGGGGTGCCCTTTCTGGGAAGCAAGGCGGTGGCGGGCCGGTTTGAGGCCGGTTTTTTGAAGCTCCAGGATGCCGAGGGGCAGACCGTGGAAGCGGCCATCCGGGCATTTGGCCTTGAGCCCACCCAGATTCCCCAGGCCGCCTACAACCCGGCCCAGGTGAAAGGGTATCTGGAGTTTCACATCGAGCAGGGGCCGGTGCTGGAAGCCCAGGGGTATCCGCTGGGCATTGTGGAGGCCATTGTGGGCCAGAGTCGGCTCGAGGTGGCCTTTCGCGGCCAGGCCGGCCATGCCGGTACTACCCCCATGCCCCTGCGCCGCGACGCCCTGGCCGGGGCCGCCGAGTGGATGACCCTGGTGGAACGCGAAGCCCGTGCAGAGCCCGGCCTGGTGGCCACAGTGGGCATGATTGCCGCCCTGCCAGGAGCCGCCAACGTGATTCCGGGGGAGGTGCAGATGAGCCTGGACGTGCGCCACGCCTACGACGAGGTGCGCAGCCTGGCGGTGGCCAACCTCATCACCCGGGCCCAGCAGGTTGCACAGCGCCGGGGCCTCGAGCTTTTCTACCAGACCCGCTACGAACAGCCCGCCGTGCCCTGCGACCCCCCCCTGAACGAACGCCTGGCGCAGGCGCTGGAAGCCGAGGGCTACCCGGTGCATCATCTGGTCTCGGGCGCGGGGCACGATGCCATGATTATGGCCTCGCTGTGCCCCTCCACCATGCTTTTCCTGCGCAGCCCGGGGGGCCTTTCGCACCATCCCGAGGAGTCGGTCTGGCCGGAGGATGTGGAGGCTGCGGTGCGGGTGGGGCTGGCCTTTTTGCGTAAAATGGCTGATGGCCCATTTTGA
- the uraH gene encoding hydroxyisourate hydrolase, with protein MARLSTHVLDTAHGRPAAGLDLELYRLGPAGERTFVTAASTNADGRTDAPLLSGETLPVGLYELVFHVAAYFKAQGVTLPDPPFLDEVVIRFGIADAKGHYHVPLLLSPYGYSTYRGS; from the coding sequence ATGGCCCGACTCTCGACCCACGTCCTCGACACCGCGCACGGCAGGCCAGCGGCGGGGCTCGACCTCGAGCTCTACCGCCTGGGCCCAGCAGGCGAGCGCACCTTCGTCACCGCCGCCAGCACTAATGCCGATGGCCGAACCGATGCCCCTCTGCTCTCGGGCGAAACCCTTCCGGTGGGCCTTTACGAGCTGGTTTTCCATGTGGCGGCCTACTTCAAGGCCCAGGGGGTGACCCTTCCCGACCCCCCCTTTCTGGATGAAGTGGTAATCCGCTTCGGTATTGCCGATGCCAAAGGCCACTACCATGTGCCCCTGCTGCTTTCGCCGTATGGCTACAGCACCTACCGCGGGAGTTGA
- a CDS encoding urate hydroxylase PuuD, which translates to MNILDHDRLRIIKWPWLLALLLVLVLGLYLTLANGWQAHAREWLNLVVRWLHIIYGIAWIGASFYFIFLENALERQGVRAELSGNIWTIHGGGIYYLEKYKTAPAQLPKYLHWFKWDAYLTWVTGFLLLIIVYYADPRAILLPPGSTLPDGAAIALAVGSLLAAWLIYLALSSTQLLYRPALFLLVGGVLVAGAAYGLGQVFSGRGTFMHIGAMLGTIMAANVFFVIIPSQKKLVRAAQNGETLDPEFVNWVQFRSRHNNYLTLPVLFTMIAHHFPMTYSGGAQWLILILLFVAGVAVRHFINITEKEHHKTLLEGGAMPYLLVLAAALLLGAFYLTAPRSSAEALAHPPVAFAEVQAIIQTHCQMCHAARPTQPGFASAPGGVMLDTPEQIVGYAQKIKQVSVDTQYMPLVVPGVPPMTAEQRAKLGAWVAQGAKGP; encoded by the coding sequence ATGAATATCCTCGACCACGACCGCTTGCGAATCATCAAATGGCCCTGGCTGCTGGCGCTTCTGCTGGTTCTGGTGCTAGGCCTCTACCTGACCCTGGCCAACGGCTGGCAGGCCCACGCCCGAGAATGGCTCAACCTGGTGGTGCGCTGGCTCCACATCATCTACGGTATCGCCTGGATTGGGGCTAGTTTTTACTTCATCTTTCTGGAAAATGCCCTCGAGCGCCAGGGGGTGCGGGCCGAGCTTTCGGGCAACATCTGGACCATTCACGGGGGCGGCATCTACTACCTGGAAAAGTACAAGACCGCGCCCGCACAGTTGCCCAAATACCTGCACTGGTTCAAATGGGACGCCTACTTAACCTGGGTCACGGGCTTCTTGCTCCTGATCATTGTTTACTATGCCGACCCTCGCGCCATCCTGCTGCCCCCCGGCAGCACCCTGCCGGACGGGGCCGCCATTGCGCTGGCGGTGGGGAGTTTGCTGGCGGCCTGGCTGATCTACCTGGCCCTCTCGAGTACCCAGTTACTCTACCGCCCGGCGCTCTTCTTGCTAGTGGGGGGGGTGCTGGTGGCCGGGGCCGCGTACGGGCTGGGGCAGGTGTTTAGCGGGCGCGGCACCTTCATGCACATTGGGGCCATGCTGGGCACTATCATGGCGGCCAATGTTTTTTTCGTAATTATCCCCTCGCAAAAGAAGCTGGTGCGGGCCGCACAAAACGGCGAGACCCTGGATCCAGAGTTTGTCAACTGGGTGCAGTTTCGCTCACGTCACAACAATTACCTCACCCTGCCGGTGCTCTTTACCATGATTGCCCACCACTTCCCCATGACCTACAGCGGGGGGGCTCAGTGGCTGATACTGATTCTGCTTTTTGTGGCCGGGGTGGCGGTGCGGCACTTCATCAACATCACCGAGAAAGAGCACCACAAGACCCTGCTGGAAGGAGGGGCCATGCCCTACCTGCTGGTGCTGGCGGCGGCCCTGCTGTTGGGAGCTTTTTACCTGACCGCGCCGCGCTCCAGCGCCGAAGCTCTAGCCCATCCGCCGGTGGCCTTCGCCGAGGTGCAGGCCATCATCCAAACGCACTGCCAGATGTGCCACGCGGCCCGGCCCACCCAGCCAGGCTTCGCCTCGGCGCCGGGGGGGGTGATGCTGGACACCCCCGAGCAGATTGTGGGCTATGCCCAGAAAATCAAACAGGTCTCGGTGGACACCCAGTACATGCCCCTGGTGGTGCCGGGGGTTCCGCCCATGACCGCCGAGCAGCGGGCCAAGCTGGGGGCCTGGGTGGCCCAGGGGGCTAAAGGGCCTTAG